The segment CCCGGCTCGCCGACACGAAGGTGCAGGTGCTCAACGCCAGCGGCCGGGGCGGTCAGGCCGCCGAGGTGTCCGGCGCACTCCGTGATCTGGGCTTTGCCCAGCCCACGGCGGCCAACGACCCCATCTACGCCAACAGCCGGCTCGAATGCCAGGGCCAGATCCGGTTCGGGGAGCCGGGCCGGGCCGCCGCGGCCGCCGTCTGGCTGGTCGCACCGTGCACCGAACTGTTCCTGGACGGCCGCACCGACGACTCGGTGGACCTCGCGGTGGGCACCGAGTTCACCGAGTTCAGCCGCAGCGACGATATCGACGCCATGCTGGCGGGCCTGCGCCCGGACGCCACCCAGCCCGCCGATGCCGCGCTGCTGAGCAAGATCCACAGCACGACCTGCTGAGCTAACCGAACCGAGCCAGCGCCTCGTCGAGCGCCGCCGCCACTCCCGGCGCCGCCGCCACCAGCATGTCCGGCGCGTCGCTGG is part of the Mycobacterium adipatum genome and harbors:
- the cei gene encoding envelope integrity protein Cei codes for the protein MVASITEGTAFDKHGRPFRRRNHVPALCLFLALAVVTGVVWVVALNQTTEVPEAVACNAPPPPTGDASQPVLGQQVSPGEMAEVMPARLADTKVQVLNASGRGGQAAEVSGALRDLGFAQPTAANDPIYANSRLECQGQIRFGEPGRAAAAAVWLVAPCTELFLDGRTDDSVDLAVGTEFTEFSRSDDIDAMLAGLRPDATQPADAALLSKIHSTTC